The Terriglobales bacterium genome includes a window with the following:
- the def gene encoding peptide deformylase, whose protein sequence is MIYPIVKYGDPVLEQQAETITEFDTPELHKLIEDMFESMYEAHGVGLAAPQIGISKRIAVIDVSFKEDPSAKLVLINPEIIHLEGKISQSEGCLSIPDFRENVSRAKKATIRAQDAKGKWYEKTGDDLLARAFQHEIDHLHGKLYIHRISGLKRDLMRRKIRKLERAGEWK, encoded by the coding sequence ATGATCTATCCCATCGTTAAATACGGCGACCCGGTCCTGGAACAGCAGGCCGAGACGATCACTGAATTCGACACGCCCGAATTGCACAAACTGATCGAGGACATGTTCGAATCCATGTACGAAGCGCACGGGGTTGGGTTGGCAGCACCACAGATCGGCATCTCCAAGCGCATTGCCGTGATCGACGTATCCTTCAAGGAGGACCCGTCGGCGAAGCTGGTGTTGATCAACCCCGAGATCATTCATCTGGAAGGCAAGATTTCACAGTCGGAAGGCTGCCTGAGCATTCCGGACTTCCGCGAGAACGTGAGTCGGGCGAAGAAAGCAACGATCCGCGCCCAGGACGCCAAGGGCAAGTGGTACGAAAAGACCGGGGACGACCTGCTGGCCCGCGCCTTTCAACACGAAATCGATCACCTGCACGGCAAGCTTTATATCCATCGGATCAGTGGTCTGAAACGCGACCTGATGAGGCGCAAGATTCGCAAGCTCGAACGCGCCGGAGAATGGAAGTAG
- the galU gene encoding UTP--glucose-1-phosphate uridylyltransferase GalU: MKVRKAVFPAAGLGTRFLPATKAQPKEMLPLVDKPIIQYGVEEAMAAGCDQIVMVTGRGKVAIEDHFDVSYELEHMLQERGKTDLLAVVRQISDMIHVSYVRQKEAMGLGHAVLTARELIGNEPFAVLLADDVIDAEVPCLKQMMQVFNETQSSVIATQVIEGEAISAYGVIAAKPVHGKFEGKLFEITDLVEKPKLEEAPSNMAIIGRYILTPRIFEMLQNTPLGRGGELQLTDGMRQLLKHEKIYGYVFDGKRHDTGDKLGFLKATVEFALKRPDLKDQFRTWLKEIPL; this comes from the coding sequence ATGAAAGTTCGCAAAGCCGTTTTCCCCGCTGCCGGGCTTGGTACCCGGTTTCTTCCCGCAACGAAAGCGCAACCGAAAGAAATGCTTCCCCTGGTGGATAAGCCCATCATCCAGTATGGGGTGGAGGAGGCCATGGCGGCCGGTTGCGATCAAATCGTGATGGTTACCGGTCGCGGTAAAGTCGCCATCGAAGACCACTTCGACGTCAGCTACGAACTCGAGCACATGTTGCAGGAGCGCGGGAAAACGGATCTGCTGGCGGTCGTCCGGCAGATTTCGGACATGATTCACGTTTCCTACGTGCGGCAGAAAGAGGCGATGGGCCTTGGGCACGCGGTGCTGACCGCGCGTGAGTTGATTGGCAACGAGCCTTTCGCAGTGCTGCTGGCCGACGACGTGATCGATGCCGAAGTTCCCTGCCTGAAACAAATGATGCAGGTCTTCAATGAAACGCAGTCGTCGGTCATTGCGACGCAGGTGATCGAGGGCGAAGCGATATCCGCATACGGAGTGATCGCCGCAAAACCGGTCCACGGCAAATTTGAGGGCAAGCTGTTTGAAATTACCGATTTGGTCGAAAAGCCAAAGCTCGAAGAAGCGCCTTCGAATATGGCCATTATCGGGCGGTACATACTTACGCCACGAATCTTCGAGATGCTGCAAAATACGCCCCTGGGCCGCGGCGGCGAACTGCAGCTTACCGACGGAATGCGGCAATTGCTGAAGCACGAAAAAATCTACGGGTATGTGTTTGACGGCAAGCGTCACGACACCGGAGACAAGCTGGGCTTCCTGAAGGCGACTGTGGAGTTTGCGCTGAAGCGGCCCGACTTGAAAGACCAGTTCCGGACGTGGCTGAAAGAAATTCCCCTGTAG
- the arsM gene encoding arsenite methyltransferase, translating into MEKLQVLEAVQEKYGAVARGEVSGCGCGSKDSVAAAIGYTAEDLRIAGDANLGLGCGNPLALSGIQPGMTVLDLGSGAGFDAFLAWRRVGPTGKVIGVDMTDDMLARARENAVNLGATNVEFRKGQIESLPVESNTVDLVISNCVINLSPDKPAVFREIARVLKPGGHFAVSDIVLLAELPETIKNDVSAYVGCISGALPMGEYVREAHEAGLSDVTIPEVIFGSKLASVLAGEASGCCGADPVATVAVSAVASIKLHGRKR; encoded by the coding sequence ATGGAAAAACTTCAGGTTTTGGAAGCTGTGCAGGAAAAGTACGGGGCAGTCGCTCGAGGCGAAGTATCGGGTTGCGGCTGCGGATCCAAGGATTCGGTTGCAGCGGCAATCGGTTATACCGCCGAAGACCTCAGAATTGCCGGTGATGCCAACCTGGGCCTGGGCTGCGGCAATCCTCTCGCCCTCTCGGGAATTCAGCCTGGCATGACGGTTCTCGATCTCGGCAGCGGTGCGGGATTCGACGCCTTCCTCGCCTGGCGCAGAGTCGGACCTACCGGGAAAGTCATCGGTGTCGATATGACCGACGATATGCTGGCCCGTGCACGTGAGAATGCCGTCAATCTTGGCGCTACCAATGTCGAGTTTCGGAAAGGGCAGATCGAATCGTTGCCGGTCGAATCCAACACCGTGGACTTGGTGATCAGCAACTGCGTCATCAATCTCAGTCCCGACAAGCCGGCCGTATTCCGTGAGATTGCCCGCGTTCTTAAGCCCGGAGGCCACTTTGCCGTTAGCGACATCGTGTTGCTGGCCGAATTGCCGGAGACGATCAAGAACGACGTCAGCGCTTATGTCGGATGTATTTCGGGCGCGTTGCCGATGGGCGAATACGTCCGCGAAGCCCATGAAGCAGGGCTTTCAGACGTGACCATCCCCGAAGTCATCTTCGGGTCGAAGTTGGCTTCGGTTCTCGCGGGAGAAGCGTCCGGGTGCTGTGGTGCCGACCCTGTGGCTACCGTCGCTGTGAGCGCAGTCGCTTCCATCAAGCTTCATGGTCGCAAGCGTTAA
- the fmt gene encoding methionyl-tRNA formyltransferase: MRVVFCGTPQFAVPSLRALLDSGFEIPLVVSQPDRPSGRGMQITPTPVKELALSRGVEVMQPEKIKNNQEFRARLEAIRPDAIVVVAYGRIIPQWMIDLPRFGNINGHASLLPKYRGAAPIQWAIAMGETVTGVTTMRIDAGLDTGDMLLKRELPITADDTALTIAPKLAQITAELLVETLRGLEDGTVTPTPQDHSEATLAPILKKEDGQIDFQRTATDIWNRLRGFQPWPGAYCTYRGKKLSVTAARSLPSGTAVLEAGELRVDCGQMLVGCGQLSTLELLEVQPEGKKRMSAKDFLNGYKPTNGERLQ; this comes from the coding sequence ATGCGCGTGGTGTTTTGCGGCACCCCACAGTTTGCCGTGCCAAGCCTGCGTGCGTTGCTCGATAGCGGATTCGAGATCCCGCTCGTCGTGTCGCAGCCTGATCGTCCCAGCGGCCGCGGCATGCAGATCACGCCGACACCGGTGAAGGAACTGGCCTTGTCCCGCGGCGTGGAAGTAATGCAGCCGGAAAAGATCAAGAACAACCAGGAATTCCGTGCACGGCTGGAAGCGATCAGGCCGGATGCAATCGTCGTGGTTGCCTATGGCCGCATCATTCCGCAGTGGATGATCGACCTGCCGCGGTTCGGCAATATCAATGGGCATGCATCATTGCTTCCGAAGTACCGGGGAGCTGCGCCAATCCAGTGGGCGATCGCGATGGGCGAGACAGTGACCGGGGTTACGACGATGAGAATCGACGCCGGACTCGACACCGGCGATATGCTGCTTAAACGGGAGCTTCCGATCACGGCGGATGATACGGCTCTGACCATAGCTCCGAAGCTCGCGCAGATTACCGCGGAACTACTGGTGGAGACTCTGCGTGGCCTGGAAGATGGAACTGTGACCCCCACTCCGCAGGATCATTCGGAAGCGACGCTTGCGCCGATTCTGAAGAAAGAGGACGGTCAGATCGATTTCCAGCGAACCGCGACTGACATCTGGAACCGTTTGCGAGGGTTTCAGCCCTGGCCGGGCGCATACTGCACCTATCGCGGAAAGAAGCTCAGCGTAACTGCAGCGCGTTCATTACCGTCTGGAACGGCAGTTCTCGAGGCTGGAGAACTTCGGGTCGATTGCGGACAGATGCTGGTTGGTTGCGGGCAGCTAAGTACGCTGGAACTGCTGGAAGTACAACCGGAAGGCAAAAAGCGAATGTCGGCGAAAGACTTCCTGAATGGCTACAAGCCGACCAATGGCGAGAGACTCCAATGA
- the selA gene encoding L-seryl-tRNA(Sec) selenium transferase — MSRIVAKPGAVLTDRADCSYTLWVQISDKADLFRKLPSVDELLRSPQLAAIIESEGHSAVTEAARSVLASVREAIASGAVNAHGVDLALSNLSAVVERQVRHSVAYSLRRVINATGVILHTNLGRAPLGETALQHIAETATGFSNLEFNLDSGERGKRDVHVDRLFARLLMPYLSDDRGISSIVVNNNAAAVMIALNTLAEGGEVIVSRGELVEIGGSFRVPDVMSKSNASLREVGTTNRTRISDYEHAINDRTKLLMRVHRSNFQIVGFTEQPSLEELVALGRKHGIPVMEDLGSGALFDLREVGIANEPGVGDSIRAGVDLVTYSGDKLLGGPQAGVISGTPELVSRIRSNPLFRALRVDKLILAALEATLLAYTKGDFNAIPAVRMMRLSPDAIRERAESIAARLSNTKLRVQLFEGESVIGGGAAPGSTLPTVLLGISSDRQNADHLANELRHSHPPVVARVDEDRLVLDLRTVSPEEDEAVLAALLRL; from the coding sequence ATGAGCCGTATTGTAGCGAAGCCTGGTGCCGTTCTGACGGATAGGGCCGATTGCTCTTATACTCTCTGGGTGCAGATTTCCGACAAGGCAGACCTGTTCCGGAAGTTACCCTCAGTCGATGAGCTGCTTCGTAGTCCACAGCTCGCGGCGATTATAGAAAGCGAAGGTCATAGTGCCGTTACAGAAGCGGCACGCTCGGTGTTGGCTTCGGTTCGCGAAGCGATTGCGTCCGGCGCTGTGAATGCGCACGGCGTCGACCTTGCATTGTCGAACCTGAGCGCAGTGGTCGAAAGGCAAGTCAGACATTCCGTTGCCTATTCGCTGCGCCGGGTAATCAATGCCACGGGAGTAATTCTGCATACCAATCTCGGACGCGCTCCGCTCGGGGAAACAGCACTCCAGCACATCGCCGAAACGGCTACTGGCTTTTCCAACCTCGAGTTCAATCTGGATTCAGGCGAACGGGGTAAGCGCGACGTTCATGTCGATCGGCTTTTTGCGCGTCTGTTGATGCCCTATCTCTCTGATGATCGCGGAATCTCCAGCATCGTGGTGAACAATAATGCCGCTGCCGTAATGATCGCCCTGAACACTCTCGCGGAAGGCGGAGAAGTAATCGTCTCACGCGGCGAGCTGGTCGAGATTGGTGGTTCCTTCCGTGTTCCGGACGTGATGTCGAAATCGAACGCAAGCCTCCGCGAAGTCGGCACCACCAACCGGACTCGCATCAGCGATTACGAGCACGCCATCAACGATCGAACCAAGTTGCTGATGCGCGTGCACCGGTCGAACTTCCAGATCGTCGGATTCACCGAACAGCCTTCTCTGGAAGAATTGGTGGCCCTCGGCCGTAAGCATGGCATCCCTGTGATGGAGGATCTCGGCAGCGGCGCGCTGTTCGATCTTCGCGAAGTCGGAATCGCCAATGAGCCCGGTGTCGGCGACAGCATCCGCGCAGGCGTCGACCTCGTTACCTACAGCGGCGATAAATTGCTGGGCGGCCCCCAGGCCGGCGTGATCAGTGGAACACCGGAACTGGTATCGCGGATCCGCAGCAATCCGCTCTTCCGTGCGCTACGCGTGGACAAGTTGATTTTGGCCGCCCTTGAGGCCACGTTGCTCGCATATACGAAGGGCGACTTCAACGCCATTCCCGCCGTTCGGATGATGCGTCTCTCTCCGGACGCGATACGCGAACGCGCCGAGAGTATCGCGGCTCGGCTCTCGAATACGAAACTTCGCGTTCAACTTTTCGAGGGCGAATCGGTGATCGGCGGGGGCGCCGCACCGGGATCGACACTCCCTACCGTATTGCTCGGGATCTCGTCCGATCGACAAAACGCGGATCACCTCGCCAATGAACTGCGCCATAGCCACCCCCCGGTAGTCGCGCGAGTGGACGAGGACAGGCTCGTGCTCGACCTCCGCACCGTTAGCCCGGAAGAGGATGAAGCCGTACTTGCGGCCTTGTTGAGGTTGTAG
- the rsmB gene encoding 16S rRNA (cytosine(967)-C(5))-methyltransferase RsmB, with amino-acid sequence MISPARDAALDILLRVEHHGAFASELIHSERLEKLTPQDRGLCMELVLGVLRWRSRLDEVLASVSSQKLSKLDPEVLEALRLAAYQIGFLDRIPPHAAVNDSVELAKRKKKRSAAPFVNAVLRKLVSKKADLGAQDAPVENARDLARKYAHPDWMVERWVRRYGFELAERICQHDQSVPTTSIHVSDDSAIGELSSAGITLGPGQLIKRSRRVVTGDVTKEQAFLTGRVAIQDEASQLVAMLVGRGERLLDCCAAPGGKAAILAQRNVASQVVATEIHAHRAAAMERRLKGNPNIRVMTADATQLSADMVFDRVLADVPCSGTGTLGRNPEIKWRMQSSDLDDLHARQMSILRSALKHVTRGGRAVYSTCSLEPEENERVVEQVLRENSEYQVQDMALELKQLRGEGELLDVHIQSLLDGPFLRVVPGAFGTDGFFAAMIARVS; translated from the coding sequence ATGATCTCACCGGCCCGTGATGCAGCACTCGACATTCTGCTGCGAGTGGAACATCACGGGGCGTTTGCGTCGGAGTTGATTCACTCCGAACGTCTCGAAAAGCTAACCCCACAAGATCGTGGCCTTTGTATGGAACTTGTCCTGGGGGTGCTGCGCTGGCGCTCTCGCCTGGATGAAGTGCTCGCGTCGGTTTCGTCACAAAAGCTTTCCAAGCTCGACCCGGAAGTGCTGGAAGCGTTGCGGCTGGCAGCGTACCAGATCGGATTCCTCGATCGCATTCCGCCACACGCTGCGGTTAACGATAGCGTGGAACTGGCAAAACGCAAGAAGAAGCGGTCGGCGGCTCCGTTTGTCAATGCAGTGTTGCGCAAGCTCGTTTCAAAGAAGGCGGATCTGGGTGCGCAAGATGCGCCGGTTGAGAATGCGCGAGATCTGGCGCGGAAGTATGCACATCCCGACTGGATGGTGGAGCGGTGGGTGCGCCGCTACGGTTTCGAACTGGCTGAGCGCATTTGCCAACATGACCAGAGCGTTCCGACAACATCGATCCACGTGTCGGACGACTCGGCAATCGGGGAACTTTCATCGGCTGGCATCACGCTAGGACCCGGCCAGCTGATTAAGCGTTCGCGACGAGTAGTGACCGGCGATGTTACGAAAGAGCAGGCATTTCTGACGGGCCGTGTTGCCATCCAGGATGAAGCGTCGCAACTTGTTGCGATGCTGGTCGGACGAGGCGAGCGCCTGCTTGACTGCTGTGCGGCTCCCGGCGGTAAGGCGGCCATACTCGCGCAAAGGAATGTGGCGTCGCAAGTTGTAGCGACGGAGATCCATGCGCATCGGGCGGCGGCGATGGAGCGGCGACTGAAGGGGAACCCGAATATTCGGGTGATGACCGCTGACGCAACCCAGCTTTCAGCCGACATGGTGTTCGACCGTGTTCTTGCCGATGTTCCATGCTCGGGTACGGGGACGCTGGGGCGGAATCCCGAAATCAAATGGCGTATGCAATCAAGCGATCTGGACGATCTTCACGCTCGGCAAATGTCGATTCTTAGGTCGGCATTGAAGCATGTAACCAGAGGCGGCCGGGCGGTGTATTCCACCTGTTCGCTTGAGCCGGAGGAAAACGAGCGGGTAGTCGAACAGGTTTTGAGGGAAAATAGTGAGTATCAGGTGCAGGATATGGCTCTCGAGCTAAAACAGTTACGCGGCGAGGGCGAACTGCTGGATGTTCACATCCAATCCTTGTTGGATGGTCCCTTCCTGCGAGTAGTTCCGGGCGCTTTCGGGACCGACGGATTTTTTGCTGCGATGATTGCAAGAGTGAGCTGA
- a CDS encoding PASTA domain-containing protein, whose product MRKFFRLVLMAMILVTVAVMSALTAMRIAIHGRETTVPNFAKLSTSEAERLAMDNGLQVAIEGQFYSPDVPEGRVVSQMPPPGSRVRRGWRVRLAQSLGPQRVVIPDVTGQSPRAAELNVRQRGLELGTIAQVSLPDMPTQQIVAQSPPANAQGVQSPKVSVLMAADPQPTEYVMPNFVGRPLAEAVSKIEGAGFKVQRVYTEQEVNPLPTPKDTPPATTIVIRQNPAPGYKVTVATPVEMEVNR is encoded by the coding sequence ATGCGCAAGTTTTTCCGGCTGGTGCTGATGGCGATGATCCTGGTGACCGTGGCCGTAATGTCGGCGCTCACGGCCATGCGGATTGCCATTCATGGGCGAGAAACCACTGTCCCCAACTTCGCCAAGCTCAGTACGTCTGAAGCGGAGCGCCTGGCCATGGACAACGGCCTGCAAGTTGCGATTGAAGGACAGTTTTATAGCCCGGACGTGCCTGAAGGCCGCGTGGTTTCCCAGATGCCCCCGCCCGGTTCTCGGGTTCGAAGAGGATGGCGCGTGCGGCTGGCACAAAGCCTGGGACCTCAGCGGGTTGTGATCCCGGATGTCACCGGACAGAGTCCACGAGCCGCCGAGTTGAACGTGCGGCAACGGGGCTTGGAGTTAGGAACCATAGCGCAAGTATCCCTGCCGGACATGCCAACGCAACAAATCGTAGCGCAAAGTCCCCCAGCCAACGCCCAAGGCGTTCAATCGCCCAAAGTGAGCGTTTTGATGGCTGCTGACCCTCAACCCACGGAGTACGTGATGCCGAACTTCGTCGGGCGTCCCCTGGCTGAAGCAGTCTCAAAGATCGAAGGAGCGGGTTTTAAAGTGCAGCGCGTGTATACGGAACAGGAAGTGAACCCGCTACCTACGCCGAAGGACACACCACCAGCGACTACGATCGTCATTCGGCAGAACCCGGCGCCGGGCTACAAAGTGACTGTCGCGACGCCGGTTGAAATGGAAGTTAATCGCTAA
- the aroC gene encoding chorismate synthase, translated as MLRFSTAGESHGESLVALLSGLPAGVPVDQAFLDRELWRRQQGYGRGGRMKIERDTAHIVSGVRHGKTIGSPIAILLANRDWQNWQEILPIETGDPSKHKRVASPRPGHADLAGALKYNFTDARYILERASARESAARVAAGGIAKLFLRELGIEVLSHVIAVGNTTLKREATWEEIVALNTRDEILLNCVDGETEQAMKAEVDGIYRTGDTLGGVFEVRAHNVPAGLGTHVNWDERLDTLLAGAVMSLQAVKGVEIGYGISAATSPGSQVHDEITYDAKNSSGQLTGFRRKSNRAGGLEGGVSNGEDILVRGYLKPISTLRRPLESVDFASREPVKAAYERSDVCVVPAAGVAAEAMVALMIARCAVEKFGGDSMTETLRNFQGYCQQLRNY; from the coding sequence ATGTTGCGCTTTTCCACTGCTGGGGAATCTCACGGCGAGAGCCTGGTAGCGCTGCTCTCGGGTTTGCCTGCTGGTGTGCCTGTTGACCAGGCCTTTCTCGACCGCGAACTCTGGCGTCGTCAACAGGGATACGGCCGCGGCGGTCGGATGAAGATCGAGCGGGACACGGCCCATATTGTTTCGGGCGTGCGCCACGGAAAGACAATCGGCTCTCCCATTGCGATTCTTCTGGCGAACCGGGACTGGCAGAACTGGCAGGAGATTCTTCCGATCGAGACGGGCGATCCCTCAAAGCACAAGCGTGTGGCTTCGCCACGACCTGGGCACGCAGATCTGGCTGGCGCTCTTAAGTACAACTTCACGGATGCTCGCTACATTCTGGAACGCGCCTCGGCCCGCGAATCTGCGGCACGCGTAGCGGCCGGTGGAATAGCAAAGCTGTTTCTGCGGGAACTCGGTATTGAAGTTTTGAGCCACGTGATCGCAGTCGGGAATACGACGCTGAAGCGCGAAGCAACGTGGGAAGAGATTGTTGCGCTGAACACGCGAGACGAAATCCTGCTGAATTGCGTGGATGGCGAGACCGAGCAAGCGATGAAGGCCGAAGTCGACGGAATCTATCGCACCGGCGACACGCTTGGTGGGGTATTCGAGGTTCGCGCGCATAACGTCCCGGCTGGTCTCGGCACGCACGTGAACTGGGACGAGCGCCTGGACACGTTGTTGGCCGGCGCAGTCATGTCATTGCAGGCAGTAAAGGGCGTCGAGATCGGGTATGGCATTTCGGCCGCGACTTCGCCGGGCTCGCAGGTTCACGACGAAATCACCTATGATGCGAAGAACAGCTCAGGGCAACTGACGGGCTTTCGGCGCAAATCGAACCGCGCAGGCGGACTCGAGGGCGGCGTATCGAATGGCGAAGATATCCTGGTACGCGGGTACTTGAAACCGATCTCCACATTGCGCAGGCCGCTTGAATCGGTGGACTTTGCGTCGCGCGAACCGGTAAAGGCCGCTTACGAGCGCTCGGACGTGTGCGTGGTGCCGGCAGCGGGAGTGGCGGCAGAAGCTATGGTCGCCCTGATGATCGCACGCTGTGCCGTGGAGAAATTTGGCGGCGACTCGATGACAGAAACACTGCGCAATTTCCAAGGCTACTGCCAACAGCTTCGAAACTACTGA
- a CDS encoding metalloregulator ArsR/SmtB family transcription factor has protein sequence METLLRALSEKVRLRILHLIGDTELCVCFFVESLQLPQPTISRHLGYLRRSNLVSARREGLWMHYRVQVPGDPQVAQVLRDVMRWCDSQPDMQKDRQRLTQACCAPEKFVKLENVPLPKPVGKQ, from the coding sequence ATGGAAACGCTGCTGCGGGCGCTTAGCGAAAAGGTGCGCTTGCGGATTCTTCACCTGATCGGCGACACGGAGCTGTGCGTGTGTTTCTTCGTGGAATCCCTGCAACTGCCACAGCCCACGATCTCTCGACATCTGGGTTATTTGCGCCGCTCCAACCTGGTGTCTGCGCGGCGTGAAGGTCTGTGGATGCACTATCGCGTGCAAGTCCCCGGTGATCCACAGGTAGCCCAGGTCCTCAGGGATGTCATGAGGTGGTGTGACTCGCAGCCTGACATGCAGAAAGACCGCCAGCGGTTGACGCAAGCGTGCTGCGCGCCAGAAAAGTTTGTAAAGCTCGAAAACGTGCCACTGCCGAAGCCGGTCGGCAAGCAGTAA
- a CDS encoding Ig-like domain-containing protein, with translation MFVRVTALIATLSLVFMLAGCGDFFVSGDSLQTITVTPASTLTPTGQTINLTANGVTVDGVGKDVTSTAKWTSSSSNVATVNAGVVTTVAAGTATITAEADGVEGSAKITVTNSALQSISITPNNSTVFQSQGTVQFKATGTFEDNSTADLTNSVTWTSGTTSAATINSSGLATLVGFGTTSITAKINTSTGTVTGTTNLTVQ, from the coding sequence TTGTTCGTTCGAGTTACTGCACTGATTGCCACTTTATCTCTGGTGTTTATGCTCGCGGGTTGCGGCGATTTCTTCGTATCGGGAGACTCGCTGCAAACCATCACGGTAACTCCAGCTTCCACGCTGACGCCTACTGGGCAGACGATCAATCTGACGGCGAACGGCGTAACGGTCGACGGTGTTGGGAAAGACGTAACTAGTACAGCGAAATGGACGTCGTCGTCCAGCAACGTTGCGACTGTTAATGCCGGAGTCGTTACGACGGTTGCGGCAGGGACGGCAACCATCACGGCTGAAGCCGATGGCGTCGAGGGATCGGCGAAGATCACCGTCACGAACAGCGCCCTTCAATCGATCTCGATCACCCCAAATAACAGCACCGTTTTTCAGAGCCAGGGGACTGTTCAATTCAAGGCGACGGGAACTTTCGAAGACAACTCGACTGCTGATCTGACCAATAGTGTCACCTGGACCAGCGGCACAACGTCGGCGGCCACCATCAACAGTTCGGGACTCGCAACACTCGTGGGCTTCGGGACGACCAGCATTACGGCGAAGATCAACACCAGCACGGGAACGGTCACCGGAACAACAAACTTGACGGTTCAGTAG